The following nucleotide sequence is from Candidatus Methylomirabilota bacterium.
GCGCCGCGTGCCCCCCACCGCGAGCCAGGGCGTGGAGCAGGACCGCGCGCGCGCCCGGCAGCGGGACGACCGGGCCGCGCGCGAACGCAAACCCCTCGCGCGCCGGCACCGCCAGATCCGGCAGGCCCGGCAGCTCGCCGCCGGCGACCGTCGCGACCGCCGCCGCGGCCACCCGGAGGCCGCCCATCCCGGCGTGCTCGCCGGCCAGCGGGGTCAGCGAGGTCAGCAGCGGGCGCCGGCCGACGGCCCCGTCGAAGACGCCGGCCATGAGGTCGAGCTCGCAGGCGTCTTGGGCCGGATCGCCGGTGCCGGTGAGGTATGCGGCATCCACCGCGTCCGGCCCGATGCCCGCGGCCGCGAGCGCCCGACGGACGACCGCCGGATCGCGCCGGCGCCGCGGGGGGAGCGCGTGCGGCGCCGCCGGCAGGTTCCCGGATGCGATCCCGGCCAGCGTGGCGTAGACCCGCGCGCCGCGGGCGCGAGCGGCGTCGGCCGCCTCCAGCAGGAGGACGGTGGCTCCCTCCCCGACGACGGTGCCGTTGGCGCGACGGTCGAACGGCCAGCAGCCCTCCGGCCCCGACCCGCGCGGTGAGATGGCCCCGAGGCGCCCGAGCTCCCGGTAGAGGATCGGGCACAGGTCGTCGACGCCGCCCGCCAGCACCGCCGGGGCGCGCCCCGCCGCAATGAAGCCGGCCGCGCGCACGACCGCCAGCTCCCCCGCGATGCCGGCCTGGTTCACGGTCAGCATGGGCCCCTGCGCGGCCACCGCGATCGCCGCGTGGGCGGCCATCGCGTTCATGACGGTGTTCGGAAACGCCATCGGGGAGAGGCCCAGGGGACCGCGCGTGAGGTAGCCGAGAGCGAAGGCTTCGGAGGAACGGAAGTCCCCGTAGGCCGAGCCGAGCACGAGGCCGAGTCCCGGCAGAGTCCCGACGTCGATTCCGGCATCGGCCAGGGCGAGCCGACAGGCGACGACCGCGAGCTGGCTCGCGCGGGACAGCCGGCGCACCTCGTCAGCCGTGAGGTGGGGAGTGAGGTCCCCGACCTCGCCGCCGAGGCGGTGCGGCCCATGGCCGGTCGAGAAGGCCTGCACCGGCCGGATCGCCGGGACGCCGCGGACCAGGGCGGCCGCCAGGCTCGCCCCGCCGCCGATCCCGAGGGCGCTCACGCTCCCCACCCCGGTGATCACGACCGCGCCCGCGGCGTCCCATCGTCCGCGCGCGGCCACGTTCCCCATCGAGTCCCTCACGGGCTCTCAGTCCTCGGCCCGCCGGCCGTCGGGAACCCGGCCGAACAGCAGCGCGGCGTTCTGGCCGCCGAACCCGAACGAGTTCGACATCGCCCACTCGAGGCGGGCCGGCCGCGCCCGGATCGGCACGCAATCGAAGGGCACCTCCGGGTCGGGCTCGGTCAGGTTCGCCGTGGGCGGCACCAGCTCGTGGACGAGCGTCAGGACGGTGGCGATCGCCTCGAGGGCTCCGGCGGCGGCCATCGTGTGCCCGATCAGCGACTTGTTGGCGCTCACCAGCACCGTGTCGGGGCCGAAGACCTTCCGGAGCGCCAGTGCTTCGGCCCGGTCGTTCTGCACGGTCCCCGTGCCATGCGCGTTCACGTAGCCCACGGCGCTGGCAGCCACGCCACCGCGCTCCAGGGCCTCGACCATGGCGCGCGCGCTCCCCTCGGCGTCGGGGTGGGGCGCGGTCGTGTGATAGGCGTCGGTCGTGAGCCCCCAGCCCCCCAACGCGGCATATGGCCGCGCGCCGCGCGCCCGAGCATGGTCGGCCTGCTCCAGCACGACGAAGCCGGCCCCCTCACCGATCGACATGCCGCGCCGGTTCGCCGAGAAAGGCCGGCACGGCTCCGGATCGAGGAGCTTCAGGGCGTTGAACCCCATGAAGCAGATCCGGGTCAGGCCATCGACCCCGCCGGCCAGGGCCAGCGGGACGTCCCCGGCGGCGACGAGATCGGCGGCCAACCCGATGGCGGCTGCCCCGGAGCTACAGGCGAGCACGACGGTCTCCTTCGGACCGGTGGTGTTGTAGCGCCGGGCCAGCGTCTCCGCGTGCGAGGTCGGCAGGATACTCGGAAGGGCACGCCGCAGCCGAGGATCGTCCACGCCCTCCCGGCGGATCCGCCAGTACCAGGCCTCGGCCTCGAGCATTCCGCCTCCGATTCCCCCGACGATGACCCCGGCCGAGCGGAGAGCGGGGGGCGTGAGGCCGGCGTCCAGGACCGCCTCGTCGGCGGCGGCGAGCGCCAGACGGTCCGCCCGCGTGCGACGGGCCGATGTGCTCGGCACGGCGGCCGCCGGCACCTCGGCGGCGATCCGCGCCCGGAACCCGTCGGTCGGGAAGAGTGTGAGCGGACCGATGGCGCAACGGCCCTCGGCCAGCCCGGCCCAATAGATGGCACGCCCGCGACCGTACGGGCTCACCACGCCGACTCCGGTGACGACGACCCGGCTCACGACTCGGGTGCAGGCCGATCGGCCGTCGCCACGAAGCGTGCGAGCGCTCCGAGCGTCGCGAAGTGCACCTCGACCGGATCGCCTTCCTGCACGACGACCCCGAAGCGCTCTTCGAGCGCGATCGACAGCTCGATGAAGTCGAGCGAGTCGAGGCCGAGGGATCCCTCGATCCCCTTCGGCAAGGGGGTCTCGGGGGTGATCGCCGCGACGCTCTTCGGATCGAACCGGAGCCGCTTGACGATGATGTCGCGTAACTCGCCGACGATTGCCTGTTCGTCCATCTGCTCCCTCGCGTTCATGGCGAGAGTCGCCAGAGCAACGCGCCGTAGTCGTTCCGCCACGCCGCCGTGAGGAGGCACGGGCCGCCGAGGGCGCGCGCCCGCGCCAGCGCCAGGCCGATCAGCGGCCCGCACGCCAGCGCCTCGCCGGGGGCCCGCACCAACGTCGGCGGCGTCGTCCCGCAACGCCGCGCGAGCGCGGCCTGCTCGGCCCGGGCCGGGCCGCCCGCCCCGGCGCAACCCGCCAGGACCCGCGGGTTCTCACCCTCCAGGACCCTGTCGAGTACCCCGGCCACGGCGGGGCCCAGGCGAGCCCGCGGCGCCACCGTGGACGCCCAGCGGAGCGGCCCGTCCTGGCCGGGCTCGAGGAGGAGGCACACCGCGCCCTCGATGATCGGCCGACTGTAGAGCCGGCGGGCGCGGTGCATGAGGTCCCAGACCTCGTGCACCGTTTCCACCGCCAGCACGAGCACGCGATCGACGACCCCCTCCCTCAGCCACCGGGCAGCATACCAGAGCGCCTGCAGCGCCGCCGGGCCGCCCCCCATCAAGTTCACGGAGGGCCCCTGGATGCCGGCCCCGATCGTCACCTCGCCCGGAACCGCGCTGGGGGCCGTGTAGGGGAAGTGCAGCGTCGTGGAGCCTTCGTCTTCCAGGAACGCCCGGTTCGCCGCCGCGTAGGCGGTGGCGCTGGCGTACACCAGACCCGTCCGCGCGCCGGCCAGTGCCCCCGGGGCGAGCCCGGCCTCGGCCGCCGCTCCGTTCACCGCCGCGACCGCGAGGAGACATTCGCGCGTGGCGCGGCGGAAGCGCTCGCCGCTGAGCGCCGGGGTCGGCGCGGGGAGGAGCGCCGCCGGGGCCTCGGCCTCGCCAGCCGGCAGCGCACCCGGGCCCTCGCCCCAGCCGGTGAGGAGACCGACCCCGGCCACGCGCGGCGCGGGCAGGGTGGGCTCCGGAGCTCGCTCGCTCCTAGGCGGCGCCATGGCTCTGCAGGAGCAGCGCGGCATTGCAGCCACCGAAGCCGAGCGAGGTGGACAGGCTCAGGCGCGGGCGGTACTGGCGGGCCTCGTTCGGCACACAGTCGAGATCGCACGCCGGGTCCGGCAGGGCGAAGTTGAGCGTGGGCGGCACCTGCCCGTGCCGGCCGGCCAGCAGACACATGATGGCCTCGAGCGTGGCCGCTGCCCCCATCGTGTGGCCCAGGTGGGCCTTGATCGAGTTCACCGGGATCGTGCGCGCTCGATGGCCGAGCACGCGAATGAGCACATCGGCCTCCACGCGGTCGTTGGCCGGCGTCCCCGTCCCGTGAGCGCTCACGAAGTCGACGGCGCTCGGCTCGAGCCCGGCCTCGGCGAACGCCAGGCGGATCGCCAACTCGAGCCCCCGGCCCTCGGGGTCGGGCGCCGTGATGTGGACCCCGTCGGCCGTGCTCCCGTGTCCGAGCAGGAAGCCGAGCGGAGCCCGTCGGCCGCGCGCGGCCGCGTCGCCGGCCCGCTCGAGCACCACGATCCCCGCCCCTTCGCCGAGGAGGAGCCCGCTGCGGCGGCGATCGAACGGCCGGACCTCGTCACGGGTCAGCGAGCGAAGGACGTTGAAGCCGCGCAGGACGAACCGGCAGAGGACGTCGACGCCCCCGGCCACCGCGACATCCGCCTGCCTCGCCCGCAACAGGTCCGCGGCCACGCCCAGGCTCGTGCCCCCCGAGGCGCACGCCGTGCACACCGTCAGCACCGGCCCCTGGACGCCGAGCCAGCGGGCGAGGTTCCAGCTCGGACCGTCGTAGAGTGACCCGACCAGGGTGCGGAGGCCGCCTTCGCCTCGAACGGCCCGGCCGGCGTCGTCGATCCCCCCCAGAGCCGTGCCGACGACCACCGCCATGCGCGCGGGGTCCGGCTCGCCGGCCCCGAACCCGGCGCCGGCCAGCGCCTCCCGGGTCGCCTGGATCAGGAACCGCGAGGCGCGGCAGGCGGGAACGCGCCGCTCGTCGTCGCCGGCGCCCGCCGGGCGGGCCAGCTTCTTCACCTCCCCGCCCCGGGTGACCCGCTGATCGGCCACCGGGAACCGCTCGATCTCGCCGATGCCGGAGGCGCCGGTCACGAGCCCCGTCCAGAACGCGTCGAGGTCCTGGCCGATGGGCGTGACGACCCCGGCACCGGTGACCGCGATCGGCTCGACCCCCCGCCGGCTCACGTCGGGTCGCCCCGCATCAGCGAGTGACTCTCGACCGTCGCCTTCTACAGGAGGGGCGAGGTGTAGAGCCGGAACGCGCGTACGCGCCCGGGTGGGCTGTACGGCAAAGGCTCTACCCAGAAGCCGCGCGTGAGAGGGTCGAAGTGGAGACCGAGCGGGCTGGCAGGGTCATTCGGATCGTAGGCGAGGAATTCGAGGGCGCCCGACCGAAGCCGGTATTCATAGACGAGGACCGCATGGTTGAGGACGTCCGGGTCCGGGAAGTTGGTGATCATGACGGGCGCCGGCCGGCCGGCATCGAGCTCCGCCCGGAGCTGGCGGGCAACGCGCTCCTGATGGGCGGCAGCCAGCGGGAACCCGGCGCGCCAGGTCCGCCAGTGCACCATGCTCAGGATGTTGGAGCCGAACGACGCCTTGAGCGTCGCCTCGTGGGCGCGCGAAAACTCGAAGAGGCTCGGGTATCCCGGGATGACCACGCGCTCGGCGTCCGGTCGCGGCGCGGCCCACGCGGAGATGCGCATCACCTCGCCGATTCGGCGCGCGTACTCCGCCTCCGAGACCGGCGGCTCGGCCGGCGCGAAGCGCGCGAAGCGGAAGAACTGGCTCGCGGCGCGCGCCATGAGGATGCAGTAGTTGGCGAAGTCGACGTGCCGCTCCGGATGGTGCGACCGGACCAGGTTCGGGAACGCGAAGGTATCCCGTCCGACCTCGAAGGCCGGGCGATCGACCCGGTTCGCGGGGGTCGGCCCATCGAGCGCGCCCGTCGCGCAACCGGACAGGAGAAGGCCGGAGAGGATCGCCGGGACCAGCCAGGAGAAGAATCGCGGCCGGCCAGACCGGGGTCGATCGCCCCGTCCCCGACCGCGCTCCGCGGGGGTCACACGCGCCATCGGCCATCATTCTGAGTGTCGACCCGGGGCCTCGTCAAGGAGTTTGTCGGTTTGGCTCGCACGGGAGCGCTCACTGGTCCACGCGTCCCACCTGAGCGTGCGGCCCGACCCCTGAGGCATTTTGCCGCAGCTCACGACCAGTTCGCCACATCCGGTCCGCGCCACCGGGTCCGCCCGCGGCGCAAGACGCCGGATTCGCGGGCCTTCACCCCGCACTCTCGGTGGCACCCTCCTTGCTCCTTCGTCGGCGCGGTACCGCTCGCCGAAACCGCCAACCGAAAGGAGACTCGACGATGAGGACGATTCTGGGTGTCGCGCTCGCGCTGGTGCTGGCACTCTCGGTGACCGCGGTCTGGGCCGCCGAGATCGAGGGCAAGATCCAGTCGGTCGACCCGAACGATCGCGTGGTCGTCCTCGAGGATGGTACCAAGCTCTGGCTCGCCGAAGGCCTCTCCATGGACACCCTGAAGCCGGGCGCCAAGGTGAAGGCCTCGTACGAGGAGCGGGACGGGAAGAACATCACCACCCAGTTCGAAGTCTCGGAGTAGCCTCAGCCACGGAGGGGCGCGCCCGGCCGTCGCGTTCTCAGTAACCGGACTCGCGGCCGGGCCGCCCCTTGCCAGCCTCAGGCCTGTCGTCGGGCGATTGAACCGGCGGCGGCCGGCCTCGAGTCGGCTCGGCGGCTAGGAGCCTGTCGGAGTAACCCGGCAGCTCGCCCCGAGCGCACGCCGCGTCGGGCAGCGGTCCGAGCGGCGGCTGTGCCGCCGCAACCGAGGGGGGGCATCGGGGGGGTCTTCCGAGACCCCCCCGAGCGGCTAGCGCTCCTCGTCGGTCGGGCGCCGTTCGAGGAGTCGGTAGAGCGTGCGCCGATCGATCCCGAGGTGCTCGGCAGCGCGGGCCTTGTTTCCTCCCGCGTCATCGAGGACCTTCAACACGTACCAGCGCTTGACCTCCTCCAGTGTCATCCGGGCCGAGGGCAATCGCGGCTCCCCGCCACTGGCGGGCTGCAGCTCCGGGGGCAGAGCGTCCGGCAACAGTACCTCGGAGGACGACAGCGCCACCGCCCGCTCGACGGCGTGCTCGAGCTCCCGTACGTTGCCCGGCCACCCATAGGCTTCCAGTCTGGCCAGGGTCTCCGGGGCGAACCCCTTTACGGCCTTTCCGAGGGCCTCCGCGTATGCCCGCAGGAAATGCTGGGCCAGGAGGGGCAGGTCCCGGATGCGCTCGCGGAGCGGCGGCACCGTGAGCGTCACCACGTTGAGACGGAAGTACAGGTCCTCCCGGAACGCGCCCTCCTCGACGCGCTTCCGGAGATCCCGATTGGTGGCCGCGATGATCCGGACGTTGATCGGGATCGGATCGTTTCCCCCGACGCGGCGGATCACGCGCTCCTGCAATGCCCGCAGGAGCTTGGCCTGGAGGGCGGGCGGGAGCTCGCCGACCTCGTCGAGGAAGCAGGTCCCGCCATCGGCCGTCTCGAGCAGGCCCCGCCGCGCCGCCAGCGCTCCGGTGAACGCGCCCCGCTCGTGGCCGAACAGCTCCGACTCGAAGAGGGACTCGGGCAGCGCCGCGCAGTCCACCACCGCGAACGGATGGTCGGCCCGGGGGCTCGAGTAGTGGATGGCGCGGGCGACCAGCTCTTTCCCGGTCCCCGTCTCGCCCTGGATGAGGACCGTCGTGTCGAGATTGCCGACCCGAGCCACCAGCTTGTAGATCTCCACCATCGGCGGCGACTGACCGACCAGGCTGCCCACGCCGTAACGCTCCCGCAGCTCCTGGCGGTACTGCCGGTTCTCCCGGGCGAGCCGTTGCGCCTCCAGCGCGCGGCGCACCAGCATCTTGATCTCTTCCATCCGGAACGGCTTGGAGAGGTAGTCGTGAGCCCCCGAGCGGATCGCCTCGATGGCGGTCTCGATGGTCGCGAATGCCGTGAGGATGAGGACGGGCACCCCCGGCTGGATCGCCGCGAGCCGCTTGAGTACGGCGAGCCCGTCGAGGTCGGGCATCCGCAGGTCCACCAGGGCCAGATCGAAGGGCTCGGCCTGGGCCAGCCGCAGGCACTCCTCGCCACCCGCCGCCGCCCGGACCCGGTATCCCTCGCGGGTCAGGACCTCGACGAGGAGGTCGCGGGCGACGGGATCATCGTCGGCGACCAGGAGCGCAGGCGGCGCGGTCACGACGGTACCATGGGCGGTGTCGGCGCTTCCAGGCTCGGCGCTGGCACCGGGCAGGTCACGGCGTCACGCCGTTGGTCGGGAGCACCACTCGAAACGTGCTCCCGCCTCCTTCCTCGCTCTCGACGTCGATGCGGCCCCGGTGCTCGCGGACGATCTGGGCCGAGATGAACAGCCCCAGGCCCGTCCCCTGGCCGGATTCCTTGGTAGAGAAGAACGGCTCGAAGATCTGCTTCCGGTGGGCCGCGGGAATGCCGCGACCGGTGTCGCGGACCTCGATCTCGGCCTCGCCTCGCTGGGGCCACGCGCGGGTGGTCACCGCCACCCGCCCGGCCGGCGGGCTCGCGTCCAGGGCATTGGTGAGGAGGTTCAGCACGACCTGCAGCAGCTCGTTCTGGTAGCCCTGCACCGTCGGGAGCGCCGGGTCGGTGTCGACCTCCAGGGCCACGCCGGCGGCGGCCAGGCCCGGCCGGATCAGCTCGGCCCCGTCGCGCACCAGGCGATTCAGGTCGACCGGAGCCAGCTCTCCCGGGGAGCGGCGGGTGAGGTCGAGGAGCCGCGCGATGATCTCGATGACCCGGGCGACCTGGGCCTCGATGATCTCGAGCCGCCGTCCGGCGTCGTTGGCGAGGAGCTCGGGCGAGAGGTCCTTGCGGAGGAGCTCCAGGTGGCCGGCCACCGAGTGGAGCGGGGTGCCGACCTCGTGGGCCACCTCGGCCATGATGCGGCCCGAGAGGGCCACCCGCTCGGCATGGCTGAGCCGCCGCTGCATCTCGAACAGGAGCTCGTTCAGGCGCTGGACCTCCTGGTAGCGCCGGTCCAGCTCGCCGGTCGCCTCCTGGATCCGCGTCCGGAGCTCGTCGTTGAACCGGTTGATCCGCGCCACCATCGCGTCGAAATGACGTGCCAGGACGCCGAACTCGTCAGCCGTGGTCAGTCCCACCCTGGTCCCCGTCTCGCCCTCGCGGACGCGCTCGATCGCCTCCAGGAACCGCCGGAGCGGCCGATCCACGACGAAGCGGACGGCCACGCCCATCAGGACCGCCATCACCACGACCGAGGCGGCGGTGAGCGCCAGGGCCCAGGCGCGAAGCCGCGCCGCCAGCCGGTCCGCCTGGGCCAGCGAGAACTTCACCGCCACCGCGCCCACCACCGCCCCCTCCAGGGTCACGGGGGCCATGACCTCCCAGTACCGCTCAGCGGTCTCGCTGATGAGGCGTGAGACGAGCCGGTCGGCCAGGACGGCCTCGACGTCCTTGCGGCTGAATGGCAGCCGGACACGAGGATGGCTGGAGGCGACGACGCGGCTGCCGCCGGGCTCGAAGGCGAGGATGTCGAGCTGCAGCACGTTCTGCCGGATCGCCAGCACGTGGTCGATCTCGGCCCGGAGGAGGTCGCCGTTCTCGAGCTCCCGCCGGTCCGCGATGGTGGCCGCCAGCTCCCGCGTGAAGATCACGGCCCGGCGGCTCAAGTCCTCTTCGACCCCTCCCCGCGAGATCGTGAGGTTCAGGGCCGTGAAACCGAACGAGACGACCAGCAGGATCAGCACGCTGAGGATGACGAGCTTGTGGCGGATGCCGAGCTCCAGACCTGATCCGCGGCCCGCGCGGGACATGGCGGCTCCGCCCGCCGCGACGCGGCTACGACACCCGCCCGGGCCGGGCGAGCGGCGGGAGGCCGGCCGCCCGGAGCGCCCGGTGGATCGCCTCGCGCTCCGCGTCGCTCACCGGCGTGAGCGGCGGACGGACGTGCGCCCCCGGAATCCGGCCGAGCAGGACGAGCGCTTCTTTCATGCGGTTGTGCATGTCGACGAAGGGCGGCGCGTAGAACACGCGCACCAGCGGGTCGAGGCGGTCGTTCAGGCGCCGGGCTTCCTCCAGGTCGCCCTTCTGGCACGCCTGGAAGAGCGCGGCCTGCAGGTCGGCGGTGACGCTTCCCATGCCCGAGATCACGCCGTCCGCGCCCAGCAGGAACGAGGCCATCAGCGACATGGTGAACGACGAGAGCACGGCGACCGGCCGCCCGGTCGCCCGCAGGGCACGGAGGTTCCGCTCGTAGGCCACGATGTCGTTCGACCAGTCCTTCACCGCGGCGACCTGGGGAATCTCGGCGAGCCGGGCCAGGGTTTCCGGCGCGTACCCGATGCCCGAGGCCACGGGATACTCGAAGACGACGATGGGCAGATCGGCGCCGGCCGCGATCTCGCTCACGTGGCGCCACACCATGTCGGGCTTGAGCTGGGCGCCCCACATGAAGAGGGTGGGCGGGAAGACGAGGACGCCGGCCGCGCCGGCCGCCTTCGCGTCCCGGGCGAGCTCCACGGCCTCCTGGGTGCCGTCCGCGTACACGCCGGCGATCACGGGACACTTGCCGCCGATCTCGTCGAGCGCGAGGCGGAGCGCGTGGCGGCGCTCGTCCCGGCTCAGCGACGACACCTCGGCCGCGTGTCCGTTGGCCACGATCCCGGTGACGCCCGAGGTGTCGGCGAGCCAGCGGAGGTGGCGGCGGTAGGCGGCCTCGTCGATCGACAGGTCCGCGTTGAACGGCAGGATGTTGGCCGGCATCACGCCGGCGAAGCGCAAGGGCTCGTTCATGGCTCACTCCTCAGGGTGCGATCACGCCCGCCGCCGTCGCGGCCGACCCAGAGGGCCAGCTCGTCGAGCGGACGGCCGGGACCGAAGACGTCGGCCACGCCGAGCGCCCGGAGGGCCGGCACCTCCTGCGGCGGGATGGTGCCGCCCACCAGGACGGGCACGCGGACCCCACGGGCGCCCAGGGCCTGGAAGACCTCGGGCAACAGATCCCGATGGCCACCCGAGAGCGTCGACAGACAGATCAGGTCCGCCGCCTCCTGGAGCGCCGACTCGGCGATCTCCTCCGGGAACTGGTTGCCGAGATAGAGGACCTCCGCCCCCAGCTCGCGCAACGTCCGCACGACGGCGACCGCGCCCCGCCAGTGGGAGTCGAGCCCGAGGATGGCGACCAGAGCCTTCATGGAGTGAAGTCCGCGCGTGGCGGGATCACACCAGCGGAAGGGTCCAGGGCCCGTAGTGGACGCGGAAGCGCTCGTGGACCTCACGGAGGGTGGCCCCCGCCTCCACCGCAGCCGTGATGGCGTCGAACGTGTTGCGGTCGCTCCTGAGCGCCTGGGCGAGCGCGTCGAGGGCTCGGGCGACGGCCTGGGTCTCCCGCGCTGCCCTGACGCGCCGGAGGCGCACGGCCTGCCGCGCGACCGCCGAGGGCTCCGCGAACACCTCGGGGGGAGCGGGGTCGCCCTCGCTGAAGCGGTTCACCCCGACCAGCGGCAGGCGCCCAGCCTTCACGCCCGCCCGGTAGGCCTCGGCCGAAGCCGTCAGGCGGGCGTGAAGCCAGCCCGTCTCGGTCACCCGCACGATCCCGCCCCGGGCGTCGATCTCGGCGCCCAGCGCCCGGGCGCGCTCCTCCAGCTCGTCGGTCAAGCGCTCGACGAGGTAGGAGCCGCCGAGCGGGTCCACGGTCTCGGTCACGCCGGACTCGTGCTGGATGATCTGCTGGATCCGAAGCGCCAGCCGGGCCGAGCTCTCGCTCGGCAGGCAGTAGGCCTCGTCGTGAGCCGAGACATGGAGCGACTGGGCGCCTCCGAGCACGGCGGCCAGCGCCTGGTAAGCGCCCCGCACGACGTTGCCGAGCGGCTGCTGGGCGGTGAGGGTCACGCCCGAGGTCTGGACGTGGAACCGCAGGGCCCGGGCCCGCGCCGGGAGCTCTCCGAATTCTTCGCCGAGGAGACGATGCCACAGGCGGCGGGCCGCCCGGCACTTGGCGATCTCTTCGAAGAACGTCCGGTGGGCCGAGAAGAAGAAGCTGAGGCGGGCCGCCACCCGATCCGGGGCGAGGCCCCGCCGGCGAAGCTCCCGCAGGACCGCCAGGGCATGGGCCAGACAGAGGGCGAGCTCTTCCACGGCCGTCGCCCCCGCCTCGCGGAGGTTGTAACCCACGAAGGAGATCGGGTTCCACCGCGGGAGGTGCTCGATCGCATGCTCGATCGCATCGCACTCGAGGCGGAAGGCCCCCGCTGGCGGGAGGGCGCGCGGCGCCGTCGTGACGGCGGTCTCC
It contains:
- a CDS encoding methylmalonyl-CoA mutase family protein gives rise to the protein MSRQGPDGPQDLAREFRRWLGERHARSPERAPRFETVSGIPLPPLAVPADGSARDYLRDLGFPGAPPYTRGAHPAMYRSRLWTIRPLAGFGTPEDTNARFRFLLAQGATGLSLTFDYPTLRGYDSDDPEARAEAGRGGVAVDCLEDVDVLFAGIPVDTLSVSLVTCNPGMAIILLAMYASMARRRNIPAERLAGTSQNDFLMETAVTTAPRALPPAGAFRLECDAIEHAIEHLPRWNPISFVGYNLREAGATAVEELALCLAHALAVLRELRRRGLAPDRVAARLSFFFSAHRTFFEEIAKCRAARRLWHRLLGEEFGELPARARALRFHVQTSGVTLTAQQPLGNVVRGAYQALAAVLGGAQSLHVSAHDEAYCLPSESSARLALRIQQIIQHESGVTETVDPLGGSYLVERLTDELEERARALGAEIDARGGIVRVTETGWLHARLTASAEAYRAGVKAGRLPLVGVNRFSEGDPAPPEVFAEPSAVARQAVRLRRVRAARETQAVARALDALAQALRSDRNTFDAITAAVEAGATLREVHERFRVHYGPWTLPLV
- a CDS encoding cobalamin-dependent protein (Presence of a B(12) (cobalamin)-binding domain implies dependence on cobalamin itself, in one of its several forms, or in some unusual lineages, dependence on a cobalamin-like analog.) — translated: MKALVAILGLDSHWRGAVAVVRTLRELGAEVLYLGNQFPEEIAESALQEAADLICLSTLSGGHRDLLPEVFQALGARGVRVPVLVGGTIPPQEVPALRALGVADVFGPGRPLDELALWVGRDGGGRDRTLRSEP